The following are encoded together in the Streptomyces sp. NBC_01717 genome:
- a CDS encoding bifunctional DNA primase/polymerase, which yields MPVELRFSRGDSRCSALDSSVAEIPLATAHWYAGSGWPVHPLTPGRRTPPRNCIGYRGSEHTHGNCTCLRVGRRCHSFHAALGRRRISRWWGHCCQFGGRVAGGPANLAVVDLDARRACQAVLVAGAGRDLSCRVLASVLASVEACGWISEGAGFSRVLNRAAYALGGLVVARRLMEDEAWSDLLSAAVGARPGQGRGIEQFIRSGLASALQRPLHSGSHP from the coding sequence ATGCCTGTTGAGCTGCGCTTTTCTCGCGGAGATTCCAGGTGCTCTGCATTGGATTCATCAGTAGCTGAGATACCGCTGGCCACAGCTCATTGGTACGCCGGCAGTGGGTGGCCGGTGCACCCACTTACGCCTGGACGCAGGACGCCCCCGCGCAACTGCATCGGCTATCGCGGATCCGAGCACACCCATGGGAACTGCACCTGTCTCCGCGTCGGTCGCCGGTGCCACAGCTTCCACGCCGCACTTGGCCGGCGGCGTATCAGTCGATGGTGGGGTCACTGTTGTCAGTTCGGAGGCCGTGTTGCAGGTGGTCCGGCGAACTTGGCAGTTGTCGATCTCGATGCGCGTCGCGCTTGTCAAGCCGTCCTGGTTGCAGGTGCTGGACGCGATCTCAGCTGTCGGGTGCTGGCCTCTGTTCTCGCATCAGTTGAAGCCTGCGGATGGATTTCGGAGGGAGCAGGGTTCTCCCGGGTCCTCAACCGTGCCGCCTACGCCCTGGGCGGACTAGTTGTCGCACGACGTCTGATGGAGGATGAGGCTTGGAGTGATCTGCTGTCGGCTGCTGTTGGCGCGAGGCCAGGTCAAGGCCGAGGGATCGAACAATTCATCCGCAGCGGCCTCGCTTCCGCTCTGCAAAGGCCCCTTCACTCGGGGAGCCACCCATGA